A single genomic interval of Aedes aegypti strain LVP_AGWG chromosome 1, AaegL5.0 Primary Assembly, whole genome shotgun sequence harbors:
- the LOC23687716 gene encoding uncharacterized protein LOC23687716 — MGSFVTVFLYRWKFLLNRLCLKGFEDDPFAFVDIISIIGGIYYKSENVWKQRIWKIYRIFASIHFLIPLLYSIENVLKDTDIVSLIWCGIVICVGLSICVNEIILRRSYKALVKIRKFINDKSNATSDPQFDSSIRNVFSQISQIASLIVIAMIIVDEILSPVVAMHEDRYFGLPRFLSTSNSIAKGMTRFVYLIVFIPIWVSKVFNAAVEITALVVGCRSELKIFTKGFEEFLDDTREQAETLPREVFWKCFKIKLRFQIELHVSLVNTQRMVNELLSQFFMVTYYRDVIVIGSMIFIILSEGFSAKSGVIVLSILTFFAECWWLSMLSEFFDDSTETLEELMDDLMVTIPYSKENHSDYQQLRTTLTVIKMNAHECTSVKYAGVFLISIETFSQLVDISYSVLTFLLNIGV; from the exons ATGGGAAGCTTTGTAACAGTGTTTCTTTATCGATGGAAGTTTCTTTTGAATCGATTATGTTTAAAAGGATTCGAGGACGATCCATTTGCCTTCGTGGACATCATATCGATAATTGGAGGGATCTACTACAAATCAGAGAATGTTTGGAAACAACGCATTTGGAAAATCTATCGCATTTTTGCcagcatacattttctcattccACTACTGTACTCGATTGAGAATGTGCTTAAAGATACTGATATTGTTTCCTTGATTTGGTGTGGAATTGTGATTTGCGTTGGACTCAGTATCTGTGTAAATGAAATAATTCTACGTAGATCGTATAAGGCACTTGTCAAAATTCGGAAATTTATAAACGACAAATCAAACGCAACCAGCGACCCTCAATTCGATTCTTCAATCAGAAACGTCTTTTCTCAAATATCGCAAATCGCATCACTGATAGTGATAGCAATGATTATCGTGGATGAAATACTTTCACCAGTTGTTGCAATGCATGAAGATAGATATTTTGGTTTACCGAGATTCCTTTCCACTTCAAACTCGATTGCTAAAGGGATGACTCGCTTTGTGTACTTGATTGTGTTTATACCGATCTGGGTTTCCAAAGTGTTCAACGCAGCTGTGGAGATCACTGCTCTAGTTGTTGGGTGCCGATCAGAACTCAAAATTTTTACCAAAGGTTTTGAGGAGTTCTTGGATGATACAAGGGAGCAAGCCGAAACTTTACCACGAGAAGTCTTTTGGAagtgttttaaaattaaattgagaTTCCAAATAGAACTTCACGTTTCACTTGTCAA TACCCAGCGTATGGTTAACGAATTACTCAGCCAATTTTTCATGGTCACCTATTATCGCGATGTGATCGTCATTGGGTCcatgattttcatcattttgagcGAAGGATTCTCTGCCAAAAGTGGAGTAATCGTGCTAtcgattttgacattttttgccgAATGCTGGTGGTTGAGTATGTTATCCGAATTCTTCGATGACAGT ACTGAAACCCTTGAGGAACTTATGGATGATCTTATGGTGACAATACCGTACTCAAAGGAGAACCATTCCGACTATCAGCAGCTGAGAACGACTTTGACCGTAATAAAGATGAACGCGCACGAATGCACATCCGTCAAATATGCCGGAGTCTTTCTTATAAGCATCGAGACTTTCAGTCAGTTGGTTGATATTTCATACTCGGTATTGACCTTCTTGTTGAATATTGGCGTTTAA